A stretch of DNA from Chelonoidis abingdonii isolate Lonesome George chromosome 8, CheloAbing_2.0, whole genome shotgun sequence:
GTAGCAAATGCCCACAAATGATCAGATTGACCACAAAACGTAACTTCCATGCGACCAGTCAAGAATGGAACTCCAGATCAGGCCTGGGTACCTGGTATAAGACATAGGTATTAATCAGTGAGGCCATCTAGATGCTCCTTTTCCCCCTTACTAAATAAAAAGCATTGCCACCTTTATATTTTCAAGCCCAGAACCTTATACTATGTTTTGGAAAGAATTCTCCATTTTGTCTAGTATCTCTATGGATTGCACCTCTGAAATAATCTTTCATTAACGTGTGTTCATTGTAAATACAGCTTGAAAATCCTATGACTTAATCCCAAAATGTGGAAGTAGTCTGAAGTCTCCAGAGGATAGTATCAGTAGGGTACACACGTGGTGCGCTCAGGGCTACTATGCCATTCATGTGTCACTTTACTATATAAAAGGGTGTTCTTTTTGAATGAAGCAGTAGCTTGACTGTTCCATGGCTTACTACTAGGCCAATTTGGAATTTTAAGTAGCCAATTTTTAAGTTTTAGAATGCTTGGTGGTTCATTGAGTAAAACAATTGATCTTTAGCGTACAGTATGGAAACACTAGTATGAAGACTACTCTATGCGTGTGTGTAATGCATTGATTATAATATGGCTGTTTGTATATACAGTACTGTGTTATAGGTAAGGAGTCTTGCACCAACCTTCTACATTACAGTCCTTAACCCTACTTTATGCAGTGGTAGCTCTTATTGGACAGTGATTAATGTCAGTTTACAATAAATGACTGAATCTGCTTTCCCCCCTTTTTAGGTGAGTTATTATTTTCCCCTCAAGACACTGTGGAGATCTTTCTTTGCCGCCCTGGTAGCAGCTTTCACCCTGCGCTCCATCAACCCTTTTGGAAATAGCCGCCTGGTTCTGTTTTACGTGGAGTTTCACACACCTTGGCATCTTCTGGAGCTTGTGCCATTCATCCTTTTGGGAATCTTTGGTGGTCTTTGGGGATCTTTCTTTATTCGCAGCAACATTGCCTGGTGCAGAAGACGTAAGACAACCAAGCTTGGCAAGTATCCTGTGCTGGAGGTGCTTGTTGTGACTGCTGTCACGGCTGTTCTGGCTTTCCCCAATGAGTATACCCGTATGAGCACCAGTGAGCTGATTTCTGAGCTGTTCAATGACTGTGGGCTTCTGGATTTCTCCAAGCTCTGCGAGTACGTGAATGACTTCAACAGCACCACAGGGGATGTTCTGCCGGACCGAGCTGCTGGCCCAGGAGTCTACACAGCTATGTGGCAGCTGGCTTTGGCCCTTATCCTAAAAGTCTTCATCACCATATTCACTTTTGGCATGAAGGTGAGAATGACATGTAAAACGGTAGGAAGATTCAAATCCATGCCTTTTGTAAAGAATTGGGAGAAAGTGAAACTCAGTCTTTCTAAATGTTAAGAATCAAGTGTAGTAATTTTCAAATTAGCCTTAATCACTTAATAGCCTACATCCCAtggactttcagtgggactgatCTCATGCGAAGTGACTAATATGCTCTTGCAAATTTTACTCCCATTCTAAACTCCTCTAATTGTGCCCAGTTTTTGGTAGTTAGCAGGGTTACTCTTAGCAGTGTTTTGTGACACTCCACTGTCACAGTTGCTGGGCTAAGTGCACCTCTCACCCCTGCTGGTTTCTTTGAGTGCATCCCTCTCAGACTGTGAGCCATCACCTATCTTTAGAAGTATCATGTGATTCTCTCAAACCAGGCCTTGCCTGCAGTCCCCTGTGATCATCACAGCAGGCCTGACTTATCTTCAGTGCCTGTGGATCTCTTTCCCCCAGGAGCAAGTGGTATCCAGTAACTGGGCAGCCTTCTCAAAGCTTTTCAGAGAAAACAGATCTCAAAAGCAATAAACCAGTGAATATGTATGCCAGCCTTTCCCTGTGATTTACCATTTCCTTGGATCTGGGGGGAAGGCCTCAGTGCCTTCAGACTTCTCTGCGGAGTCTTTCCCTGTGCCAGCCTGTCTTCCTGACAGCTCCTGACAGTTGACTCATCTTCTCCTTAAAAGGCTTTCACTGGTTAGTATCTTTTTGACCTGTAGGCTCCCAGCCTAGCAAAATACTTCACCCTAGAAGTGTGCCACTGTCTTGTAATTGCCCCCAGCGTTTGCTGGGAGGCTGCTTATCTAGATCCATTGGGTTGCTTTCCTGCTTGTTTTATCCATAGCCTCTATTAAGGGTATAAGTCTTATAACCCAATGTACAACAATCTCACCTCACTGACCAGGCTACATAGTATTCACATAGCATCTCCACCTCCGCCACAGCCACTTCTTGAGATTATTTAAAAATGGACCAACAAGCACAGTTCTGAATTGTCCTGGTTTTGGACGCTTAGACTAGAACTTGAGAGTGAAGTTGCACATATAAAACATTTAAGTTAATTGTATGCACAATCGCAACTTAATTTCTCACATCCTTCCAGCTTCTACATTTTTTGCAGGCAGAATCAAAGTGCACTCTTTTATAAAAACATAGTCCCTGGGGGTCTTTTTCAGCTTGAGTTATTTTAAATGGTCATTTCTTAAGATAGTTCATTTGAAATACCCTCCTTTGGACATGATTTGCTTTGACACCGGTTGTAagctatttttcattattttttttaaaaaaaaaagcttggagTATCAAATGTGAGACCCTTTCATGCTTATTCATTGGCAACTTTTTGAGCCACTAAAATTATAACGCACTTGGAGGCTTCCTCATAAGAAACTGAATGGGGGGAATTTGAGATGCTGGCTGTAGGACTGCAAACTAAGATTCTTTTTCCCAGTATTTGAAAAGTGACCATCTAATTCCACTAACGGCAAACTTATGATTCACTAAATATATGCAAAACAACTTTCCCTTTAATGTTACAGTGAAGTGGTCCTTTGCTACAGTGGACAGTGCTCAAATGTATGAGAAAAAGGATGTGATGCTTTCAGCTAGTCTGACAGTTTGACTGAAAGCACTTTGTACTTTATAAGTCAAATCATGTCAGAGTAAATGATGTGAATATGGCTGTGAGAATTACTAATGGTCCCTGTAAGACCTTATTCTGGGGACCACTGTAGCAAAGCTCAGTTAGATTTTTTTCGTGCTTGGGAGagggatttttctgtttttagcgATGGAATTTTCACTCTATTCAGGTGTTTCACATATGACATCACACAGCAGTTGTCCAGTTGGAGAGGCATAGGGGAAcgaacgaacacacacacacatactctctaATATATTGTGTGTAGCTATTTTGTTATTCTCAGAGGACAGTGGCTTATTAGAAACTTATTAAACAGAGCAACAGTAACCAGGTATGTATGGTAACAAATCCTGGGTGTAGGGGGGTACTTTATGTATGCAGGTATAATCCACCATAGTGTAAGTAAACcccaaaaacaaaatgaagatgGGCTCTGGAATACCCTATCTCACAATAAGATGTCCTTTTCAACCTGCGATTGTGTTTTGGTGCTTTGTCACCATAGAGTGGTTATAAACAATGTACATATCTTAAGAATTGAGCCTAGCATACCCATTTTCATGGGACTGCAAACTAATGGTGGAAGCGTAAGACAGGAAAGGGGGCATGTGTGATACCTAAACCCTCCTCTGGGATGTTGAATGCCCCCATGTCTTTCCTTTaaatggggcaggagctgggggtgaTATTGTAAAGCATGATGTCCATCTCATTCAGTTCTTCATTTCCTGAAATGATCAGTTGTCGGCTCCTCAAGCTAAAGCAAGGTTCTTTTACAGCAGAGCTCTTGCACGGTTTCAGGTGTGAGTGATAGGTAAATACAGTTGATTACGTAGGGAGCTGAGAATGAATGTTACAGTAAGGGCTGCGTTATCCAGGCAGGCGCCATAGACGTATTTTACCTGTTCATTCAGGACGTCCTAGCAGTGTCACTACAGTATGTATCTTTCCCTCTGCAGGGAGCAGATCAGTACATAGTTTGACGATTATCACCTGCAATCATAGTGGACAATGATTGCCAAACTGATTCTGTGTTCAACTTCTGTCCCTTACCCCCCATGTATGTTGACTTACTGTTGCAAACATGCTTTTACCTTACACTGAtgtgttggattttttttggtaGGTCCCTTCGGGTCTCTTCATTCCCAGCATGGCAGTTGGTGCCATAGTAGGCAGACTACTAGGTGTAGGAATGGAGCAGCTGGCTTATTATCACCATGACTGGACTATCTTCAGTGGCTGGTGCAGTCAGGGGGCTGATTGCATCACTCCTGGCCTTTATGCAATGGTTGGTGCTGCAGCATGTCTAGGTAAGCAATAAATATTTGTTGTTAATTTAAAGCCAAAACTTACTTTGTCAGTTATCTAcagagctgccttcagagttgcAGAGAAATGATTTTGTGCGAAATGCTGCTAGTTTTGTGGACTTTGAAACTGCTTTTATCTGGAGAGAGGAAGCTCTTTGAAACTACTTTGTAATGAGTAATGTATTGATCATATTTCTGCCTGGTCTAATCTGCACCAGGATGTCCTTGGAAATTAGATGAAACACTTCAGTGGAAATTTCCTGAGTAAATACTTAAATCCCTGGTCAACCTAATTGATTTTAAGCCTTTCTCTAGGATTTCAGTCCTTCTGTCAGCCTTTCTGCTTCATGGTACAATTCTTGTTTCATGTACTCTCTTGTGGATTTTTGGGAGCATTTCATCCATTTAACAAAAATCCCTTTTGTGAAGTAGGAGCATATCTGACTGGGTTCTATCCTGGGACACAATTCCCAATCTAATGGGCTGCAATCATAGActataaggtcagaagggaccattatgatcatctagtctgacctcctgcacaatgcaggccacagaatcccacccacccacccactcctgtatcaaacctgtgtctgatacgcagaagtcctcaaatcatggtttaaagacttcaaggtgcagagaatcttccagcaagtgatccatgccccatgctgcagaggaaggcaaaataaactcagggcttcagccaatcttccctggaggaaaattccttcccaaccccaaatctggcaatcagctaaaccctgagcacatgggcaagactcaccggccagacagccaggaaagaattctctgtagtaactcagatcccaccccatctaacatcccatcacaagccattgggcgtatttaccgctagtagtcaaagatgaattaattgacaaaattaggctatcccattataccatcccctccataaactcctctgatatatttatagagagcaatcatatcccccctcagccttcttttggttaggctaaacaagccaagctctttgagtctcctttcatgtgacaggttttccattccttggatcatcctagtagcccttctctgaacccgttccagtttgaattcatccttcttaagcATGAGAGACTAGAACTGCGCATAATATTCTAGATGAGCTCTCACCAGTACCTTGTATAACtgtactaacacttccttatttctactggaaatacctcacctgatgcatcccaagaccgcattagctttttttcacagTCATATCACATTGACGGTTCATAGtcctcctgtgatcaaccagtactctgaggtccttctcctcctctgttactttcaactgatgcctccccagtttataacaatagCTCTTGTTaataatccctaaatgcatgaccttgcacttttcactattaaatttcatcctattacaaTGTGCCTTATGCTTCCCAAAGATCTGTTGTGCCTTTGGTTTTCATCACAAGTCATACCAACTTCAGTTAATGCATCCAAGTGGAAGTAGTGGAGCAAACCCTGGAAGTTTAGATTTCTTtcggtcctgctgctgctgttttcagaGAGGACACGTGTCTGAAAACTCAGAATACTTACTTGTAACCCAGTGGCCCCAAAACTTTTTATGTTGCACCCTTTGCgccgtgccgccccccccccccctccgagCCAGGGCTGAGAGCAGGATCAGAGTTGGGGCTGGATCTGTGGCTGAGGCCATGGTTGGGGCCATTGGCTGacgctggggctgggagccaggggacaaggctggggctgcagctggaggaaggtttagggcagggagcagaacagtGGGCGGATCTGGGGCTGGAACAGAGCGGAAGGCAGAGCGGGACTGGGTGGcgctcccttcccaccctgccaTGCACCCCAACATTCCTTTGCACCCCCCTAAGGGGatatgccccacagtttggggaccgtTGTTCTGGTGCTGGGGTTCTGTTAGGAAAAAGGAGTAATGCATTTGTTGAAATCTAAAATACTTCCTGATTTTGGAGAAGCGGTGTAAAATAGGAGGCCTGTAAACATACTATTTTAGAACATTATCAGTCTTCTTGGAAGTAGAGCAGTTAGTCAATTCCACTGTTGTTGGCAGAGTACTCAATATGTAGTAATGAGCAATAGCATTAAATAAACATGGTTGTTTATATGGTTTTTGTCACTGGTGGACAAATGCTGAAGTGGAGATGTCACTTAAAGCAGAAGACTGTTACtggaggcaaaactcccatattGTAAAATGTAAAAGTAAAAAAACCAAAGCTTTAGAAGTATCTGTGGGGACTCAGAACTCAAGAAAGCAGCTTCATTggataaaaatttcaaaaaagcctaagtgccattttcaaaagtgacttaggagcttagGTCACTCAGGCTCTTCTGAATGTTTTTTATCCATTTTGCTTTGAAAACTGGTGTGTGTATTTCCCAGTGTTCATGCCTGTGTGTAGCTAAACCAAACCAGTTAAAAAGCCATTTGTATCCTCCCATGGCTGTCCAAGGAACTGAAGATGGCAACAGTGACAGAGTCAGAATGCCACCTGGCTTGGCAGTACACCAGCCTGAAAGAAAGTAACGGATCATAAACAGTTATCTGTCCTTGTGGTTATGAGGTGTTTCAGATCTGTACTCTGCGCGTGTGTGAACAGTTTTTGTACTCTTGTCAAAGAACAGTGAACAACTTTCCAGCAAGCTGGGACTAAGAAACACCAgttggtattttatttttgtatataaaaatatattagtgTGTAGATGCATGTATATTTATTACTAACTAATGGTTCTCAGTTCCCGCTTGCTGGGAAATTGATAAATGTAAATAACTTACAAAACCAATGTAAATATCAGACACATTTCAGAGGTTGTTAGTTCCTCATGATAGCAGACCCATTGAATTACATGATTCTGTCCACAAAAGCATGAGGCAACAGTCCAGATCAGAAGTATGCCCAACCAGCTGATATGAATGTGTGTGGTTCCTTGGGGCTACTTCTGTGTACTATGGGAGAGTCAAAGGAACAATTCTGGCTCCTGGCTTCATGGAATTTAAGTGACACTGAGAAGCAGATCTATCCAAAACAAACTTAATGACTCCTATAATCCAGACTAAAACGTATAACCAATCTGCTGTCAAGCATGGACATTTTGTAATTAAGTAACGTTTACCTATATTCACATTTGTTTTCCAGTGTAACCTTGAAAATGATGTCCTGTCTGTCTGTAGAATGTGAAGACTGGGGATGTCTATCTGCTACATTCTCATGATAGCAGAGCTGACTTTAGTGTagtatgcctacactgcacaTCAGAAACAAGGGAGCTCTTGCTGGGAATTCCTAGGAGTGTCTCAGACTCTGAGACTTGTGTTCTGCTTTGCAGGTGGAGTAACCCGTATGACTGTGTCGCTGGTGGTTATTATGTTTGAGCTTACTGGTGGACTGGAATACATTGTTCCTCTAATGGCTGCAGCCATGACTAGCAAGTGGGTGGCAGATGCGATTGGACGGGAGGGCATCTATGACGCCCATATTCGTCTCAATGGCTACCCCTTCCTAGAAGCCAAGGAGGAGTTCTCGCACAAGACTCTCGCCATGGATGTAATGAGGCCCCGTCGGAATGACCCTGTTCTGACTGTCATCACACAGGACAGTATGACGGTAGAGGATGTAGAGGCCATAATCAATGAAACCACTTACAGCGGCTATCCGGTGGTGGTGTCCCGGGAGTCCCAGAGGCTGGTCGGATTTGTCCTCCGGCGAGATCTCATCATTTCAATTGGTAAGAGAACCAAGGTGGAATGCAATGTGGATAAAAGCGTTGCAGTCAGAGACCTCTAAATGTCACTGTCGTGGTATAATTCCCCAAACTGAACCTTAGAGTctaaaagatgggataccagcatgaattcccctaagcttaattaccagcttagaacctgtagcgctgccaccaaccaggaattccagtgcttggtacactctggtccccccaaaaccttgcctggggaccccccaagaccagaccctctggatcttaccacaaggaaagtaaaccctttcccccaccgttgcctctcccaggcttcccctccctgggttaccctggaagatNNNNNNNNNNNNNNNNNNNNNNNNNNNNNNNNNNNNNNNNNNNNNNNNNNNNNNNNNNNNNNNNNNNNNNNNNNNNNNNNNNNNNNNNNNNNNNNNNNNNNNNNNNNNNNNNNNNNNNNNNNNNNNNNNNNNNNNNNNNNNNNNNNNNNNNNNNNNNNNNNNNNNNNNNNNNNNNNNNNNNNNNNNNNNNNNNNNNNNNNNNNNNNNNNNNNNNNNNNNNNNNNNNNNNNNNNNNNNNNNNNNNNNNNNNNNNNNNNNNNNNNNNNNNNNNNNNNNNNNNNNNNNNNNNNNNNNNNNNNNNNNNNNNNNNNNNNNNNNNNNNNNNNNNNNNNNNNNNNNNNNNNNNNNNNNNNNNNNNNNNNNNNNNNNNNNNNNNNNNNNNNNNNNNNNNNNNNNNNNNNNNNNNNNNNNNNNNNNNNNNNNNNNNNNNNNNNNNNNNNNNNNNNNNNNNNNNNNNNNNNNNNNNNNNNNNNNNNNNNNNNNNNNNNNNNNNNNNNNNNNNNNNNNNNNNNNNNNNNNNNNNNNNNNNNNNNNNNNNNNNNNNNNNNNNNNNNNNNNNNNNNNNNNNNNNNNNNacaacaaccaaaaactaacatcacacacagaaacttccctccctcaagatttgaaagtatcctgtcccctgattggttctctggtcaggtgacagccaggctcactgaacttgttaaccctttacagtcaaaagagatataaagtacttctgttctattaatttctactatctgtttatgacagtcaccaGTTACAACTTGTTAAATAGTACTGTAGATGTAGGCTTCATTGAACGTTGCCATTATGCAATTCCTGTGATCAGGTCGTGTAACTTCCATCACCCCAAGCCTTGGTGCGCAAAGTGCTATTCAGTGTGTGGGTGTTTGACTAAATCAATGTAGCGAGAGCACTGCCATGGAGAATAAGGCTTTGGCCCAGCAgcaactaaaaatattttattttattggctgACTTATTTTTGAAAGACACTTTCTGCACCAAAGCTTCAATGTGGTTGGAGTATTGTTGGTTCCGTGcgcttaaaaacaaaacctaagaTGCACTTAAAAGAGTGGGTCAGTGTTTCATCCACACGTATCCAAAGCTGCTAACGCTGCCCACCAAGCAGCACTGAAGCATGACACGCAACTAGCACATTAGCCTTTCAACCTGTCCCTGGTGGAGTGGAGGTTGATGGGAACCCCGTGACTTTAATCCTCCATCTGCGGGTTTGGCGCACCATCACAAATGGCCGTGGGTGTGGATGAAACACTGACCCACTCTTTTAAGGCAGAGCAAAAACATTCTCTTGAGCCCTCTAATGTAGCTTGTAATGATGGACCCAGATCTGTGTGAACCAGCCCTGTTCATGCCTGTGTTAGTGAGACACTCTGTAGTGCACAAAAAATGCTTACTGATTTTGTGCAGGCTGTATGCAGTACAGACTTCACTCGCTGGCTCTCAGTATGGGAATGCTTGCTCTTGATATGTATCTTACTAAATATTTCAGCCATTGACAAtgggagggaaggaaatgcaGGAAAGGTACATTACAGGTTAATGATTTCCTTCCTTGGGCCTGACTGCACTGCACTGGGATACAACATGGTCTCGTTTAGTCAGGCTTGTGCAGAGATTTTCCAGTGGAGTAGTTCATGCTTTCTGAAGATGCACAAAAAAGAATTTGTTCCCAGTGGTCTGCCTGATCTGATTGATGAATGTCTAAGCTGGGCACAATTCTGAATTCAGACTTCTAGAAGTCAGGTCAGCTGCTCTCCTTGTTGTTGTAGGCAATAATGATAATTAAATGGTATCCAGACATTGTGGTAGGTATGGCTAGTATCAGATTAGCCTGTTATGGTTGGGAGGTGAAGTCTGCTACTCTCATTAAAGTAAACTTTACAAAGGTGGAGAAGACCTTACCTGAGCCATGTCTTCAACAACTGGGGCGAATCTTCTCTCTAATCAAGTGTACATAGTGATCCCTATCTACTAAGTTGCTATAAAATATTGTTCTCTGCTAAATATGAAAGAGACCTGATCCAGTGGCCAGGTAAGGGCATTGAACATGTTGTATACCCCCGTGTGCATCAGTTTGCCCATCTTAAAAAGTTCTTTCTAGATGGGTAGATTGAAGGTCCTTTTATGACTAGTGCTACATAAAGGCAAACTATTATCTCTCTCTTGCTTCTCCTGAGCAGCAGATCTGTGCCTAGCACTGTACTCTAGTCATGTCCAGAAATGCTCTTCTATAGGTGGGTTTCTTGGCAGCAACAAGGTGATGCAGCTGATCTGGCAGCACTAAAAGGTTAATCCAAACTCTGTTGTGAATGCCATTTGGTGCTGAGCTGAAGTAGCATTCAGGAGGGGGATGATTATGATGCCCCAGGGGCTGGGATATCTTCAGCTGAAGAAAAGGAGTTGTTGTCCAGTGTCATCACCCCTTCCTCTCAGGCGGCTGGACAGATGGCTTGGGAGAGAGCCTCTGCTATTCCTGTGCTTGAGTAGATGAAGGAATGGTCCTGTAAAGCTCTGTGAATGGGAACAGAGGGAGGAAAAAACTATGCTTTAAATGTCTTCCCTTTATAACCCACAATGTCTCTCACTCAGAAAATGCCCGGAAGAAGCAGGATGGAATTGTGAGCACttcaattatttatttcactgacCACTCTCCTCCGCTGCCTCCAACCTCGCCATCCATGCTCAAACTCAGGAGCATCCTGGACCTCAGTCCATTCACAGTGACAGACCAAACGCCCATGGAGATAGTTGTGGATATATTCCGCAAGCTGGGACTGCGCCAGTGCCTCGTCACTCACAATGGGTGAGAACACCACACAGAGAAATTTGGGCTGGGAATCTAATAGGGTAGCACTGAATACAAAGCATTAAAAATTGCTTCTTGATCTCAGggagccaaattcttctctccttttcaactggtgtaaatccagagtaacctcATTGATTTAGTTGGAGTCATTCTAGTTTTACATCCATATAATAGAGAATTAAAAGCATAGAAAAAGTAAAAAGCAGGGGTAGCTCACCAACAAGTTGCATTAAAACAATAAACCTTGCTGGTAAAGGCAGTAAACAGTTTGGGAGGGGTTAAAGCCATTAGGCATAGCACCATGTCAGATCACTCCATCTGAGACACACAATCCTCTTCCACCTGAGCTGTGTGGAGGAagggcagagggtgtgtgtgtgtgtatgtgaggacATTGGTTCTCTTTAGGGCACTTTGAatgcaaaatggaatttttttagaaaaacctgTGGAagatgggtgtgggggaggaattaaaataaattgttgaCTAATATTTGTAGATCTGCTTGTTTAGATAAGGATACCCAAAGCAGATTGACCAGTGGTCTGATCAGAAATGTAAATTTCACACTTTGCATAGAGTCTTAGcattctgagccatggaagcattTGCTGATGATCATGGATTAGAATTGCCATCAGAGAAGCCAGGGTCATAGTCATTGTGGGAGGAAAATCAGGGAAAGGAGCTCATATGCTAATAATCTGTTAATTAACTTTTCAGGAAACTACTTGGGATCATTACCAAAAAGGATGTATTAAAGCACATTGCACAGATGGCTAATCAAGACCCAGATTCCATACTCTTCAATTAAAAACAGACTAATAAGTATTGGGTGTTTAACACAAAAATGAAACGTTATAAAAGACCGTGGattttctcttctatttttaTTAAGAAACTGGAGCTATCTTCAGAGTTTTCCTGTATGGAGCTGAAGATGATGATGTTTTTTCTACAAAATAACCAATTGCACTACGTAATCTGTGGAAATTAATCTTCTCTTTAGAAGAACAGACTTTTATAATAATGCTTTTGTGAAGTTGCATTGGAAAGATTCCATGAAGGAGTAAAAGCAAAATGCTACAGAATTAAATCTGTTCCCTTATTTTATTTGAACTTTGATAACTAATgttgggaggggaagaaaagactATCTAGTTTTAAGTCTTCAGAAGCCATGGAGGAGAAGGATGACTTTTGCACACAGCACTAAGATGCCTGAGAAAGAGATGATCATAACTAAGGGCCACAATTCCCAGGGCCACAGCTGCTTGGTGAAAACACACATTTGATCTTTTTTAGGTTTCTAAAAGCAATCAGCAAAATGTTAAGGGGTTTTTTTGAGTTCTATATTTGAACCCAAGGTAAAGCTACATATTCCTGCATGCAGGGTCCAGCTAAATGAGGACTTGTTTTGGAAGCTCTGTTTCTAATCAGAACGAAGCTTCATTTTAGTCTTCTCTGAATGTATTAAGTTACCCTCTGATTTGCTCGTTAAAAGTACCCAAGGGAGAGCAGAAAGGCTGACTGGTTATATTCTTGCAACTCTCCCCTTGTTGGCAAAGACCAGGGATTTCTCCTTCTCTATAATGAGCACTGAAAGGGTTAAGTCAGAGTCCTAAGTTTTGCCCAGGTTTTACTGCACTCCTTCCAAATGATCCCTGATCATGTTACAGATATTGCACAACTGACCTCTTTCTTAATCAGCAGTGTCTTATGTTGAAGGGTATGTCCATTTTACTGGAGTTTCCCAAATCCATAATGTTTACATGTATGCATATTCTGTTCCCTTTTTCCATGCCCTTTACTGTGCTGAACTCAGGATGGAATCCTGTCTCTGGGAATGAGTAACACTGCCACTTTATGCGCATTCTCcagctgctgtttgttttattaCCACCAACTATGCAATAAAAAACCCTTCCTGATCACTCCAGCAGGATAACTTATAACTTGGATGGTCCTTCCCAATTCTGTTTGTCCCAGATTCTAGCAAATTGAATTGGTGTCAATTAATGAGATCACTTGACCACTTACTGatgctttccaaatacagaaataCAACCAGAAACCAGCCTGCTCATCTTAGAGCCCACCCCAGATCGATTTATAGACATGGCTAAGGATTAACAATGGAATGCGGAGCTGCTATTCACCTCTGACTCACTGATTTGAATTCAGGGAAGTGGCCAGAAGTTGACTGAGCGTCAAATACTTGGCCATTGCTTTTGGCAGTTTAACTATCAAGCTGCCTATGAGAAATGAGTTGTGTTCTTAGTCTAGCTCTTGATGGGCAATTATTGGGCCATTAAAACAGGCATTACATTTAGAACAAGTTGGCCATTTTTTTGGCAGTCTTGGCTAAGGAGCTTGGGGACTGAAATCCCCTCATCCTTAGACGATGTCCATTCAGAGTAGGTGGCAACGTGGAAAGTTTACACCATCTAGGTTGCCTTTGATAAACCAGTTTTATGGATAAATCA
This window harbors:
- the LOC116829119 gene encoding H(+)/Cl(-) exchange transporter 5 isoform X1, encoding MNNKGFRRGSFQSSTSDEDMVEIAGRALDFSITDDDPPLDREMLGGFSLYNGGGMNGTSQMMDFLEEPLPGVGTYEDFNTIDWVREKSRDRDRHREIASKSKESTWALIQSVSDAFSGWLLMLLIGLLAGSLAGLIDISAHWMTDLKEGLCLSGFWFNHEHCCWNSNETTFEDRDKCPEWESWSQLIIGHGEGAFAYILNYFMYVLWALVFSLLAVLLVRGFAPYACGSGIPEIKTILSGFIIRGYLGKWTLIIKTVTLVLAVSSGLSLGKEGPLVHVACCCGNILCHLFTKYRKNEAKRREVLSAAAAAGVSVAFGAPIGGVLFSLEEVSYYFPLKTLWRSFFAALVAAFTLRSINPFGNSRLVLFYVEFHTPWHLLELVPFILLGIFGGLWGSFFIRSNIAWCRRRKTTKLGKYPVLEVLVVTAVTAVLAFPNEYTRMSTSELISELFNDCGLLDFSKLCEYVNDFNSTTGDVLPDRAAGPGVYTAMWQLALALILKVFITIFTFGMKVPSGLFIPSMAVGAIVGRLLGVGMEQLAYYHHDWTIFSGWCSQGADCITPGLYAMVGAAACLGGVTRMTVSLVVIMFELTGGLEYIVPLMAAAMTSKWVADAIGREGIYDAHIRLNGYPFLEAKEEFSHKTLAMDVMRPRRNDPVLTVITQDSMTVEDVEAIINETTYSGYPVVVSRESQRLVGFVLRRDLIISIENARKKQDGIVSTSIIYFTDHSPPLPPTSPSMLKLRSILDLSPFTVTDQTPMEIVVDIFRKLGLRQCLVTHNGKLLGIITKKDVLKHIAQMANQDPDSILFN
- the LOC116829119 gene encoding H(+)/Cl(-) exchange transporter 5 isoform X2, producing the protein MLLWRGKNPNEGFSLYNGGGMNGTSQMMDFLEEPLPGVGTYEDFNTIDWVREKSRDRDRHREIASKSKESTWALIQSVSDAFSGWLLMLLIGLLAGSLAGLIDISAHWMTDLKEGLCLSGFWFNHEHCCWNSNETTFEDRDKCPEWESWSQLIIGHGEGAFAYILNYFMYVLWALVFSLLAVLLVRGFAPYACGSGIPEIKTILSGFIIRGYLGKWTLIIKTVTLVLAVSSGLSLGKEGPLVHVACCCGNILCHLFTKYRKNEAKRREVLSAAAAAGVSVAFGAPIGGVLFSLEEVSYYFPLKTLWRSFFAALVAAFTLRSINPFGNSRLVLFYVEFHTPWHLLELVPFILLGIFGGLWGSFFIRSNIAWCRRRKTTKLGKYPVLEVLVVTAVTAVLAFPNEYTRMSTSELISELFNDCGLLDFSKLCEYVNDFNSTTGDVLPDRAAGPGVYTAMWQLALALILKVFITIFTFGMKVPSGLFIPSMAVGAIVGRLLGVGMEQLAYYHHDWTIFSGWCSQGADCITPGLYAMVGAAACLGGVTRMTVSLVVIMFELTGGLEYIVPLMAAAMTSKWVADAIGREGIYDAHIRLNGYPFLEAKEEFSHKTLAMDVMRPRRNDPVLTVITQDSMTVEDVEAIINETTYSGYPVVVSRESQRLVGFVLRRDLIISIENARKKQDGIVSTSIIYFTDHSPPLPPTSPSMLKLRSILDLSPFTVTDQTPMEIVVDIFRKLGLRQCLVTHNGKLLGIITKKDVLKHIAQMANQDPDSILFN